One Symphalangus syndactylus isolate Jambi chromosome 9, NHGRI_mSymSyn1-v2.1_pri, whole genome shotgun sequence DNA segment encodes these proteins:
- the ALDH1B1 gene encoding LOW QUALITY PROTEIN: aldehyde dehydrogenase X, mitochondrial (The sequence of the model RefSeq protein was modified relative to this genomic sequence to represent the inferred CDS: deleted 1 base in 1 codon), with protein MLRFLAPRLLSLQGRTARYSSAAALPNPILNPDIPYNQLFINNEWQDAVSKKTFPTVNPTTGEAIGHVAEGDRADVDRAVKAAREAFRLGSPWRRMDASERGRLLNRLADLVERDRVYLASLETLDNGKPFQESYALDLDEVIKVYRYFAGWADKWHGKTIPMDGQHFCFTRHEPVGVCGQIIPWNFPLVMQGWKLAPALATGNTVVMKVAEQTPLSALYLASLIKEAGFPPGVVNIITGYGPTAGAAIAQHMDVDKVAFTGSTEVGHLIQKAAGDSNLKRVTLELGGKSPSIVLADADMEHAVEQCHEALFFNMGQCCCAGSRTFVEESIYNEFLERTVEKAKQRKVGNPFELDTQQGPQVDKEQFERVLGYIQLGQKEGAKLLCGGERFGERGFFIKPTVFGGVQDDMRIAKEEIFGPVQPLFKFKKIEEVIERANNTRYGLAAAVFTRDLDKAMYFTQALQAGTVWVVNTYNIVTCHTPFGGFKESGNGRELGEDGLKAYTEVKTVTIKVPQKNS; from the exons ATGCTGCGCTTCCTGGCACCCCGGCTGCTGAGCCTCCAGGGCAGGACCGCCCGCTACTCCTCGGCAGCAGCCCTCCCAAACCCCATTCTGAACCCAGACATCCCCTACAACCAGCTGTTCATCAACAACGAATGGCAAGATGCAGTCAGCAAGAAGACCTTCCCAACGGTCAACCCTACCACCGGGGAGGCCATCGGGCACGTGGCTGAAGGTGACCGGGCTGATGTGGATCGGGCCGTGAAAGCAGCCCGGGAAGCCTTCCGCCTGGGGTCCCCATGGCGCCGGATGGATGCCTCTGAGCGGGGCCGGCTGCTGAACCGCCTGGCAGACCTAGTGGAGCGGGATCGAGTCTACCTGGCCTCACTGGAGACCTTGGACAATGGGAAGCCTTTCCAAGAGTCTTACGCCTTGGACTTGGATGAGGTCATCAAGGTGTATCGGTACTTTGCTGGCTGGGCTGACAAGTGGCATGGCAAGACCATCCCCATGGATGGCCAGCATTTCTGCTTCACCCGGCATGAGCCCGTTGGTGTCTGTGGCCAGATCATCCCGTGGAACTTCCCCTTGGTCATGCAGGGTTGGAAACTTGCCCCCGCACTCGCCACAGGCAACACTGTGGTTATGAAGGTGGCAGAGCAGACCCCCCTCTCTGCCCTGTATTTGGCCTCCCTCATCAAGGAGGCGGGCTTTCCCCCTGGGGTCGTGAACATCATCACGGGCTATGGCCCAACAGCAGGTGCGGCCATCGCACAGCACATGGATGTTGACAAAGTTGCCTTCACCGGTTCCACCGAGGTGGGCCACCTGATCCAGAAAGCAGCTGGCGATTCCAACCTCAAGAGAGTCACTCTGGAGCTGGGTGGTAAGAGCCCCAGCATCGTGCTGGCCGATGCTGACATGGAGCATGCCGTGGAGCAGTGCCACGAAGCCCTGTTCTTCAACATGGGCCAGTGCTGCTGTGCTGGCTCCCGGACCTTCGTGGAAGAATCCATCTACAATGAGTTTCTCGAGAGAACCGTGGAGAAAGCAAAGCAGAGGAAAGTGGGGAACCCCTTTGAGCTGGACACGCAGCAGGGGCCTCAGGTGGACAAAGAGCAGTTTGAACGAGTCCTAGGCTACATCCAGCTTGGCCAGAAGGAGGGCGCAAAACTCCTCTGTGGCGGAGAGCGTTTCGGGGAGCGTGGTTTCTTCATCAAGCCTACTGTCTTTGGTGGCGTGCAGGATGACATGAGAATTGCCAAAGAGGAGATCTTTGGGCCTGTGCAGCCCCTGTTCAAGTTCAAGAAGATTGAGGAGGTGATTGAGAGGGCCAACAACACCAGATATGGCCTGGCTGCGGCTGTGTTTACCCGGGATCTGGACAAGGCCATGTACTTCACCCAGGCACTCCAGGCCGGGACCGTGTGGGTA GTAAACACCTACAACATCGTCACCTGCCACACACCATTTGGAGGGTTTAAGGAATCTGGAAATGGGAGGGAGCTGGGTGAGGATGGGCTTAAGGCCTACACAGAGGTGAAGACGGTCACCATCAAGGTTCCTCAGAAGAACTCGTAA